In the genome of Fusobacterium necrogenes, one region contains:
- the mgsA gene encoding methylglyoxal synthase has translation MKKIALIAHDNMKDDLVEFAKKHVEFFKNYPLVATGTTGKRIIEATGLNVHRYQSGPIGGDQQIGADIAMNEMEAVFFFRDPLTAQPHEPDISALIRLADVHKIPIATNQSTAELLVTALKLK, from the coding sequence ATGAAAAAAATAGCTCTTATAGCCCATGACAACATGAAAGATGATCTAGTTGAGTTTGCTAAAAAACATGTTGAGTTTTTTAAAAACTACCCATTAGTTGCAACTGGTACAACTGGAAAAAGAATTATTGAAGCAACTGGATTAAATGTCCATAGATATCAATCTGGTCCAATAGGTGGTGATCAACAGATCGGAGCAGATATAGCTATGAATGAGATGGAAGCAGTATTCTTCTTTAGAGATCCACTTACTGCACAACCTCACGAGCCAGATATCTCAGCTCTTATAAGACTTGCTGATGTACATAAAATTCCTATTGCAACTAATCAATCTACAGCCGAGCTATTAGTTACAGCATTAAAATTAAAATAA
- a CDS encoding NusG domain II-containing protein, whose translation MRKRRYFKLGDLVIYLFFILFFYNLGVKVLEFGNEKPSKVEIYVDGTLKYVYPLQKEERDIFVDTVLGGVNVKLKDNMVRVTTSNSPRKLNVKRGWISSPGEVIIGIPDRLLIKIVGDKKGDDELDYIIR comes from the coding sequence ATGAGAAAAAGAAGATATTTTAAGCTGGGGGATTTAGTAATATATCTATTTTTTATATTATTTTTTTATAATTTGGGAGTAAAGGTGCTAGAGTTTGGAAATGAAAAGCCATCAAAAGTGGAGATCTATGTAGATGGTACACTTAAATATGTTTATCCACTTCAAAAAGAGGAGAGGGATATATTTGTAGACACTGTATTAGGTGGAGTAAATGTGAAATTAAAAGATAATATGGTGAGGGTAACAACTTCAAATTCTCCTAGGAAGTTAAATGTAAAAAGAGGTTGGATAAGTTCACCTGGAGAGGTTATTATAGGGATACCAGATAGATTGCTCATAAAAATAGTAGGGGATAAAAAAGGTGATGATGAATTGGATTATATCATAAGATAG
- a CDS encoding phosphatidylserine decarboxylase, which yields MEFSKIKYIERKTGEIKVEKVPGEKYLKFLYYNPLGKLPLNLLVRKKFLTEYYGKQMNKPESVKKIPSFIKEADINISEAKKKIEEFTSFNDFFYRELKDGARVIDFDENHLISPADGKILVFENLDMEKELYIKGDKFTLDEFFANRALAEKYRDGVFMIIRLAPIDYHRFHFPADGKISESKLVDGLYYSVSTHAIKKNFRILCENKREFSILKTEKFGDIAMFEVGATMVGGIKQSYIPNTDVKKGEEKGYFYFGGSTCVLVFEKGKVDIDRDLVENTKKGIETKVYMGEKIGVTRD from the coding sequence ATGGAGTTTAGTAAAATAAAATATATTGAAAGAAAAACTGGTGAGATTAAGGTAGAGAAAGTTCCAGGAGAAAAGTATCTAAAATTTTTATACTACAATCCTTTAGGAAAATTACCTCTAAATTTGCTAGTGAGAAAAAAATTTCTTACAGAATATTATGGAAAACAGATGAATAAGCCAGAATCTGTAAAAAAAATTCCTAGTTTTATTAAAGAAGCAGATATAAACATAAGTGAAGCTAAAAAAAAGATAGAGGAGTTTACGTCTTTTAATGATTTTTTTTATAGGGAGCTAAAAGATGGAGCGAGGGTTATAGATTTTGACGAAAATCATCTTATCTCACCTGCAGATGGTAAAATATTAGTATTTGAAAATTTAGACATGGAAAAAGAACTCTATATAAAGGGAGATAAGTTTACCCTAGATGAGTTTTTTGCAAATAGAGCTTTAGCAGAAAAATATAGAGATGGGGTTTTTATGATAATCAGACTTGCCCCTATTGACTATCATAGATTTCATTTTCCAGCAGATGGAAAAATAAGTGAGAGTAAATTAGTAGACGGATTGTATTATTCTGTTTCAACTCATGCTATAAAGAAAAACTTTAGAATTTTATGTGAAAATAAGAGGGAATTTTCTATTTTAAAAACAGAAAAGTTTGGAGATATAGCAATGTTTGAAGTAGGGGCTACTATGGTAGGTGGAATAAAACAAAGTTATATTCCTAATACTGATGTAAAAAAAGGAGAGGAAAAGGGTTATTTTTATTTTGGTGGATCTACCTGTGTTTTAGTATTTGAAAAGGGAAAAGTAGATATAGATAGGGATTTAGTAGAAAATACTAAAAAAGGAATAGAAACAAAAGTTTATATGGGAGAGAAAATAGGAGTAACTCGGGATTAA